From the Pseudoalteromonas tunicata genome, one window contains:
- the nadK gene encoding NAD(+) kinase: protein MNKTFNTIGLIGKPNHAGANATLKKLDSFLDALGYEVLIEQRVGFDMGVPEHRLVELVDLGRQCDLAIVVGGDGNMLGAARVLSRFDVAVIGVNRGNLGFLTDLDPHNFEAALEQVLAGQYRQETRFLLEVEVYRHEKLKSSNSAVNEAVLHADKVAHMIEFEAFINDDFVFSQKSDGLIVCTPTGSTAYSLSGGGPILTPELNAMALVPMFPHTLSSRPLVVDADNEIRLKLSLENDDNLQISCDSHIVLAVMPGDEVVIKKGDKPLRLIHPKDYSYYNVLRQKLNWGSRLY from the coding sequence ATGAACAAGACATTCAATACCATTGGTCTTATCGGAAAACCTAATCACGCAGGCGCAAATGCCACATTAAAAAAACTCGATAGTTTTCTTGATGCACTAGGTTATGAAGTGCTCATTGAACAGCGAGTTGGTTTTGATATGGGCGTGCCTGAGCACCGCCTTGTTGAATTAGTGGACTTAGGACGCCAATGCGATTTAGCTATTGTGGTTGGCGGTGATGGTAATATGCTTGGCGCGGCAAGAGTATTATCGCGTTTTGATGTTGCTGTAATTGGGGTAAATCGCGGTAATTTAGGTTTTTTAACTGACCTTGATCCTCATAACTTCGAAGCCGCACTTGAGCAAGTTTTAGCTGGTCAATACCGTCAAGAAACCCGCTTTCTCCTAGAAGTTGAAGTCTATCGGCACGAAAAATTAAAAAGCTCTAATTCGGCAGTAAATGAAGCGGTTTTACATGCCGATAAAGTTGCTCATATGATTGAGTTTGAAGCTTTTATTAATGATGACTTTGTTTTTTCACAAAAATCAGATGGCTTAATTGTTTGCACCCCTACCGGCTCAACAGCTTATTCGCTTTCAGGCGGCGGGCCAATTTTAACACCCGAACTCAACGCTATGGCCTTAGTGCCGATGTTCCCACATACCCTATCAAGCCGCCCTTTAGTGGTTGATGCCGATAATGAAATTCGCTTAAAACTTAGCTTAGAAAATGATGACAACTTACAGATCAGCTGTGATAGCCATATTGTTTTGGCTGTTATGCCAGGTGATGAAGTTGTGATAAAAAAAGGGGATAAACCACTTCGCCTCATTCATCCAAAAGATTATTCTTATTACAACGTACTGCGACAAAAACTTAATTGGGGCAGCCGTTTATATTAG
- a CDS encoding Na+/H+ antiporter NhaC family protein, with product MQSTFSKTQAKLSLLPLLSFVAIFLGAGLYLQSQGVDYAFYQLPAPVAILPAILLAFILNKATINRSVETFIKGAGHSNIITMCLIYLLAGAFSTVAGATGGVDAVVNAGLDLVPPSFLLPGLFLISAIVATAMGTSMGTIGAIGPIAYALSLKTGMDPALVAGAVVSGAMFGDNLSIISDTTIAATRTQGCEMKDKFRENFKIAMPAALLTVVLLFILTPAPQAIEVQEYDLLLVLPYAFILVLAVLGFNVFVVLFSGIVFAGVMGFTGSYEGSAFIKDIYKGFSSMQEIFLLSMLIGGLSEFIRINGGLDYIAHKIQYLTKVIAKWNRKVADQLGIAALVLTSNLCIANNTVSIIVAGPIAKKLAEDGNISAKRSASLLDIFACVMQGSLPYGAQALLLGATFQISPWQVASSSYYCFILAFVAISIICLNRHKV from the coding sequence ATGCAGTCTACTTTTAGTAAAACTCAAGCAAAGTTATCTTTGCTACCCTTATTAAGTTTCGTCGCTATTTTTTTAGGCGCAGGCTTATATCTTCAATCTCAAGGCGTTGATTATGCTTTTTATCAACTCCCTGCTCCTGTTGCTATTTTACCCGCTATTTTACTGGCCTTTATTTTAAATAAAGCCACCATCAATCGCTCTGTTGAAACCTTTATTAAAGGTGCGGGCCATAGCAATATCATCACCATGTGTTTAATTTATTTACTCGCAGGCGCGTTTTCGACCGTAGCTGGTGCAACCGGTGGGGTTGATGCTGTAGTGAATGCGGGCCTTGATTTAGTTCCACCAAGCTTTTTACTACCAGGTTTATTTTTAATTTCTGCCATCGTTGCCACAGCAATGGGAACCTCAATGGGCACCATTGGGGCAATTGGACCGATTGCCTATGCGTTATCACTCAAAACAGGCATGGACCCTGCGCTTGTTGCTGGTGCGGTTGTTTCTGGCGCAATGTTTGGTGATAATTTATCGATTATTTCTGATACTACAATTGCAGCTACACGTACACAAGGCTGTGAAATGAAAGATAAATTCCGCGAAAATTTTAAAATCGCAATGCCTGCGGCCTTATTAACCGTAGTGCTGTTATTTATACTCACTCCCGCACCACAAGCAATCGAAGTTCAAGAGTATGATTTACTGTTAGTCTTACCTTATGCCTTTATTTTAGTGCTCGCTGTACTTGGGTTTAATGTATTTGTTGTATTGTTCAGCGGCATTGTTTTTGCCGGAGTCATGGGCTTTACCGGCAGCTATGAAGGCAGCGCTTTTATCAAAGACATTTATAAAGGTTTCAGCAGCATGCAAGAAATCTTCTTACTTTCAATGCTTATTGGTGGTTTGTCTGAGTTTATTCGTATTAACGGCGGCTTAGATTACATAGCTCACAAAATTCAATACTTAACTAAAGTCATCGCTAAATGGAATCGTAAAGTAGCCGATCAACTAGGTATTGCAGCCTTGGTACTGACATCAAATTTGTGCATCGCTAACAATACAGTGTCAATTATTGTTGCAGGCCCGATTGCTAAAAAATTGGCTGAAGACGGCAATATCTCAGCAAAACGCTCTGCCAGTTTGCTTGATATTTTTGCCTGCGTAATGCAAGGCTCATTGCCTTATGGCGCACAAGCTTTATTACTTGGCGCAACGTTTCAAATTTCACCTTGGCAAGTAGCAAGCTCATCTTATTATTGTTTTATTTTGGCTTTTGTTGCAATTAGCATTATTTGTTTAAACCGCCACAAAGTATAA
- a CDS encoding M48 family metallopeptidase — protein sequence MKNALLALAITGLLLGCKTSPTGRTQLALYSDSDMNSMGVQSFSQLKKQMAINTDTRTNRYVQCIADNIIAVLPQKYASQKWEVVVFDEDSANAFALPGGKIGVHTGLLKVAVNQHQVATVMGHEVGHVIAEHSNERASQSSAIQIGMQAADATLKSTQNQYHGAIMTALGVGTQYGVILPFSRTHESEADEIGLDLMAKAGFDPKESVTLWQNMSAVGSGASPEFLSTHPSPKTRIEDLRKEMPEAMKLHYSALQTGKKPGCTL from the coding sequence ATGAAAAATGCATTGTTAGCGCTCGCAATAACAGGTTTATTACTTGGTTGCAAAACATCACCAACCGGACGCACGCAATTGGCGCTCTATTCTGATAGCGATATGAACAGTATGGGCGTTCAAAGTTTTAGCCAATTAAAAAAACAAATGGCTATCAATACCGACACTAGAACCAATCGTTATGTGCAATGCATTGCGGACAATATTATTGCGGTATTGCCACAAAAATATGCAAGTCAGAAATGGGAAGTGGTTGTTTTTGATGAAGACTCAGCGAATGCATTTGCATTGCCCGGTGGAAAAATCGGAGTTCACACTGGTTTATTAAAAGTGGCGGTCAATCAACATCAAGTTGCAACTGTTATGGGCCATGAAGTCGGGCATGTGATTGCCGAACATTCAAATGAACGTGCATCACAAAGCTCAGCGATTCAGATTGGGATGCAAGCTGCTGATGCAACGTTAAAATCAACGCAAAATCAATATCATGGTGCGATTATGACTGCGCTGGGTGTTGGTACGCAATACGGTGTAATATTGCCCTTTAGCCGCACACATGAATCCGAGGCTGATGAAATTGGGTTGGATTTAATGGCTAAGGCGGGATTTGATCCAAAAGAATCCGTTACTCTTTGGCAAAATATGAGTGCAGTAGGTAGTGGGGCATCTCCAGAGTTTTTATCGACTCATCCATCACCAAAAACACGTATTGAAGATTTACGTAAAGAAATGCCTGAAGCAATGAAACTGCACTACAGTGCATTACAAACCGGTAAAAAGCCTGGTTGTACGCTGTAA
- the dapB gene encoding 4-hydroxy-tetrahydrodipicolinate reductase, giving the protein MNRIGVFGANGRMGQALLQATYQDNNSEIAAAYVRKTSDFFGINVGPIIGVNDIEQTFCALEQTNCTNVDVLIDFTLPQGMLVHLAYAVANQIPMVIGTTGLTAEEFAKLQQAAKTIPIVFSRNFSVGINLLLNLVQTAAKTLSDEIDIEIFEAHHRHKIDAPSGTALAIGEAIAEAKGWDHNEVARYERHQDHVAKSQNEIGYSVLRAGDIVGEHTAYFASIGERLEITHKASSRMTFAQGAVRAAGWLKNKPAGLYDMQDVLGFK; this is encoded by the coding sequence ATGAATCGAATTGGCGTGTTTGGCGCAAATGGGCGCATGGGGCAGGCACTTTTGCAAGCAACCTATCAAGATAATAACAGTGAAATAGCAGCCGCTTATGTGCGTAAAACATCCGATTTTTTTGGTATCAACGTCGGCCCAATCATCGGCGTAAATGATATTGAGCAAACATTTTGCGCACTTGAGCAAACCAATTGTACCAATGTTGATGTGCTTATTGATTTTACTTTACCGCAAGGCATGTTAGTGCATTTAGCGTATGCGGTTGCTAATCAAATTCCAATGGTGATTGGTACGACGGGTTTAACTGCTGAGGAGTTTGCGAAATTACAGCAAGCTGCTAAAACTATTCCCATTGTGTTTTCTCGCAACTTTAGTGTTGGTATCAACTTATTACTTAATTTGGTGCAAACAGCCGCAAAAACATTGAGTGATGAGATTGATATTGAAATTTTTGAAGCCCATCATCGTCATAAAATTGATGCTCCTTCAGGCACCGCACTTGCGATTGGTGAAGCAATCGCAGAGGCAAAAGGATGGGATCATAACGAAGTTGCTCGTTATGAACGTCATCAAGACCATGTGGCTAAATCGCAAAATGAAATTGGATATTCGGTGCTAAGAGCTGGGGATATTGTCGGTGAACATACGGCTTATTTCGCTTCTATCGGCGAAAGACTCGAAATAACCCATAAAGCGAGTTCTCGAATGACCTTCGCTCAAGGTGCAGTAAGGGCTGCAGGCTGGTTGAAAAATAAACCTGCAGGACTTTATGATATGCAAGATGTGTTAGGTTTTAAGTAG
- the carA gene encoding glutamine-hydrolyzing carbamoyl-phosphate synthase small subunit yields the protein MTISALLVLEDGTVFRGTAIGAEGISVGEVVFNTSMTGYQEIITDPSYAEQIVTLTYPHIGNTGTNSEDEEANKIWAKGLVIRDLPLLASNFRNEQSLDEYLKARNILGIADIDTRKLTRILRDKGAQNGCIIAGEIDEAKALEAAKAFPGLKGMDLAKVVSTTEQYQWNEGSWQLGQGFKTLADADAKFHVVAYDFGVKRNILRMLVDRGCKLTVVPAQTSAADVLALNPDGIFLSNGPGDPAPCTYAIEAIKAFLETDTPIFGICLGHQLLALASGAQTVKMKFGHHGGNHPVKDLDRGVVMITAQNHGFAAEESTLPDTLRATHKSLFDGTLQGIHRTDKPAFSFQGHPEASPGPHDAAPLFDHFIDLMQERKH from the coding sequence TTGACTATATCCGCTTTGTTAGTCCTAGAAGACGGCACAGTGTTCCGCGGTACTGCGATAGGGGCTGAAGGTATTTCAGTCGGTGAAGTAGTATTTAATACATCAATGACAGGCTATCAGGAGATTATCACTGATCCCTCATATGCGGAACAAATCGTAACCCTGACTTACCCACATATCGGTAATACGGGCACTAACAGCGAAGACGAAGAAGCGAATAAAATCTGGGCTAAAGGCCTAGTTATTCGTGATTTGCCACTGCTAGCGAGTAATTTCCGTAATGAGCAATCATTAGATGAATATTTAAAAGCTCGCAATATCCTAGGGATTGCAGACATTGATACCCGTAAATTAACACGTATCTTACGTGATAAAGGGGCTCAAAATGGCTGTATTATCGCTGGTGAAATTGATGAAGCGAAAGCTTTAGAAGCTGCAAAAGCATTCCCAGGTTTAAAAGGAATGGATCTTGCCAAAGTGGTTTCAACCACTGAGCAATATCAATGGAATGAAGGCAGTTGGCAACTAGGTCAAGGATTTAAGACACTTGCTGACGCTGATGCAAAGTTCCACGTTGTAGCGTATGATTTTGGTGTTAAACGTAATATTTTACGTATGTTAGTTGACCGCGGTTGTAAATTAACGGTTGTGCCTGCCCAAACGTCTGCTGCTGACGTATTAGCCTTAAATCCAGATGGTATTTTCTTATCAAATGGCCCAGGTGATCCAGCTCCATGTACTTATGCTATTGAAGCAATTAAAGCATTTTTAGAAACTGACACGCCAATTTTTGGGATCTGTTTAGGTCACCAATTACTAGCTCTTGCGTCGGGTGCACAAACGGTAAAAATGAAGTTTGGCCATCACGGTGGTAACCACCCTGTAAAAGATTTAGATCGTGGTGTCGTGATGATTACTGCACAAAACCATGGTTTTGCTGCCGAAGAATCAACGCTACCAGACACGTTACGTGCAACGCATAAATCATTGTTTGATGGCACTTTGCAAGGTATTCATCGTACAGATAAACCTGCATTTAGCTTCCAAGGTCATCCAGAAGCGAGCCCAGGCCCGCATGATGCTGCGCCGTTATTTGATCACTTCATCGATTTGATGCAAGAACGTAAACACTAA
- a CDS encoding FAD-dependent oxidoreductase — protein sequence MAQNVYQFIDVQRVDPRKKPISTRKKQFVEIYEPFSAKQVDSQADRCLDCGNPYCEWKCPVHNYIPQWLKLIKDGKIFEAAELSHRTNSLPEVCGRVCPQDRLCEGSCTLNDEFGAVTIGNIEKYITDTAFAMGWKPDTSYVVWSDKKVAIIGAGPAGLGCADILARNGVKPVVFDRHPEIGGLLTFGIPSFKLEKSVMEKRREIFTGMGVEFRLNTEVGKDVQLADLIAQYDAVFVGVGTYQNMRGGLENEEAQGVFDALPFLIANTNKVMGFDNEAYPYQDMANKRVVVLGGGDTAMDCVRTSIRQGAKEVICAYRRDEQNMPGSKREVKNAKEEGVKFKFNVQPKGIQLDVEGKVIGVNMVKTALGEPDEKGRRRAEEVAGSEHLLPADAVIMAFGFQPHAMPWLEPFGVECDQWGRIKAPEQGLGHTHQTTNPKIFAGGDIVRGSDLVVTAIFEGRNAAEGILDYLAV from the coding sequence ATGGCGCAAAATGTTTATCAATTTATCGATGTGCAGCGAGTTGATCCGCGTAAAAAGCCGATCTCGACCCGCAAAAAGCAGTTTGTTGAAATTTATGAGCCGTTTTCGGCCAAGCAAGTCGATTCACAAGCTGATCGCTGCTTAGACTGTGGCAACCCATATTGTGAGTGGAAGTGTCCTGTTCACAATTATATTCCGCAGTGGTTGAAGCTAATTAAAGACGGTAAAATTTTTGAAGCGGCAGAATTATCACACCGAACTAATAGTTTACCTGAGGTTTGTGGTCGGGTTTGTCCTCAAGACAGATTATGCGAAGGCTCGTGTACACTGAATGATGAGTTTGGTGCTGTGACTATTGGTAATATTGAAAAATACATTACCGATACAGCCTTTGCTATGGGTTGGAAGCCCGATACATCATATGTGGTCTGGAGCGATAAAAAAGTTGCCATTATTGGTGCTGGGCCTGCGGGATTGGGTTGTGCCGATATATTAGCCCGTAATGGGGTTAAACCTGTGGTATTTGACCGTCATCCTGAAATTGGTGGCCTACTCACATTCGGTATTCCATCGTTTAAACTTGAAAAGTCAGTGATGGAAAAGCGCCGCGAAATATTCACCGGAATGGGGGTTGAATTTCGCTTAAATACCGAAGTAGGTAAAGATGTTCAATTAGCCGATTTAATAGCGCAATACGATGCGGTGTTTGTTGGTGTTGGTACCTATCAAAATATGCGTGGCGGCCTTGAAAATGAAGAAGCGCAAGGTGTATTTGACGCTTTACCATTTTTGATTGCCAATACCAATAAAGTGATGGGTTTTGATAATGAGGCTTATCCATATCAAGATATGGCGAACAAACGTGTTGTGGTTTTAGGCGGCGGTGATACGGCAATGGATTGTGTTCGTACATCGATTCGTCAAGGTGCAAAAGAAGTCATTTGTGCCTATCGACGCGATGAGCAAAACATGCCAGGCTCAAAACGAGAAGTTAAAAATGCCAAAGAAGAAGGCGTTAAATTCAAGTTTAATGTGCAGCCTAAAGGAATTCAGCTTGATGTTGAAGGCAAAGTTATTGGTGTAAACATGGTTAAAACAGCACTGGGTGAGCCTGATGAAAAAGGACGTCGTCGCGCAGAAGAAGTGGCTGGTTCTGAACATTTATTACCTGCTGATGCAGTAATTATGGCATTTGGTTTTCAACCACATGCGATGCCTTGGCTTGAACCTTTTGGGGTTGAATGTGATCAGTGGGGTCGTATTAAAGCACCTGAGCAAGGTCTGGGCCATACCCATCAAACGACCAATCCGAAAATATTTGCCGGTGGTGATATAGTGCGAGGTTCTGATCTTGTTGTTACTGCAATTTTTGAAGGTCGTAATGCCGCAGAAGGGATTTTAGATTATTTAGCTGTATGA
- a CDS encoding HrcA family transcriptional regulator, translated as MNLNTRDQQIFSAIMRFYCDGQGVAVPSSRIAKQNGMAVCSATIRNSMARMEKLGLIYSPHTSAGRVPTLAGFKYWFGTFFDLQHVVDFWQPCNDSLIQFTHYISQKYKVCACVGLPQVTSQAIFRVEVLDFDKQNWLILLLDRQGQSHNVVITKPLEANEKIRLAFNGWLNTVFAQQTLAEGLQRMRAMSATAPMFCHGSLAQWTRLLADKLGSENSIVVGDNYLFESLKGSEQPCIGTPLLSFVEDKLAFKRGLSVILGDDMPFHGFEHLLILSAPYFSQGVYQGRFCIICKKTAEIEALINEFTALG; from the coding sequence ATGAATTTAAATACTCGCGATCAACAAATTTTCTCAGCCATTATGCGCTTTTATTGCGATGGGCAAGGCGTGGCTGTGCCGTCTTCACGAATAGCAAAACAAAACGGCATGGCCGTATGTTCTGCGACAATTCGTAATTCGATGGCACGAATGGAGAAATTAGGTTTAATTTATTCTCCTCATACTTCTGCGGGGCGCGTCCCCACTTTGGCAGGATTTAAATATTGGTTTGGTACTTTTTTTGATTTGCAGCACGTCGTTGATTTTTGGCAGCCATGTAATGATTCATTAATTCAATTTACTCATTATATCAGCCAAAAATATAAGGTATGTGCGTGTGTGGGTTTACCTCAAGTCACCTCTCAGGCTATTTTTCGAGTTGAAGTGCTGGATTTTGATAAGCAAAACTGGTTGATTTTATTACTCGACCGTCAAGGTCAAAGCCACAATGTTGTGATCACCAAACCGTTAGAAGCAAACGAAAAAATTCGCTTGGCCTTTAACGGTTGGCTTAATACCGTGTTTGCGCAGCAAACTTTGGCCGAAGGGCTACAACGCATGCGTGCAATGTCAGCCACGGCTCCAATGTTTTGTCATGGCTCTTTGGCGCAATGGACGCGTTTACTTGCAGATAAACTCGGGTCTGAAAATAGCATTGTTGTGGGTGACAATTATTTATTTGAATCATTAAAAGGGTCTGAGCAACCATGCATAGGCACCCCATTACTTAGTTTTGTTGAAGATAAGCTGGCATTTAAGCGCGGTTTATCGGTGATCCTAGGCGATGATATGCCGTTTCATGGTTTTGAGCATTTATTAATCTTAAGTGCACCTTATTTTTCACAAGGGGTTTACCAAGGTCGTTTTTGCATTATTTGTAAAAAAACAGCCGAGATAGAGGCATTAATTAATGAATTTACTGCTTTGGGTTAA
- a CDS encoding multidrug effflux MFS transporter, producing MQTSLNKRILLPLLASIVAITPLAIDLYLPAMLQIANDLGTSISQVQLSLSTYLAGYALGMLFFGPLADQFGRRKLAIIGLSGFCFFTLILVFCRNIELFLLSRGLQAFFGAAATVVVPGIIRHIYEHETAKGMSYVSMIMMMAPLLAPSIGSALMLIWHWQSIFIFLSGYSIIILLLVMRYLIDIPITKNPNTGLNLFINSYKTVLSYRPARFDILSSMFASFAFFCFLTSVPFIYLDYFKVESQTFGILFAFNVIALMAGNFLNTRLVGRFGSRTMLYSGLILAILSASCLVVASLMHSSLVWVVVFIAPLMMSLGLMASNADALILIAFAKQSGTATAVIGTLRFGSGALAGPLLALLHSHDTFAFSILMFSAVVAILLCQWLQHLQNKAV from the coding sequence ATGCAAACGTCTTTAAATAAACGCATTTTATTACCTTTATTAGCCAGTATTGTGGCCATTACCCCGCTTGCAATTGACCTGTATTTACCAGCCATGCTGCAAATTGCCAATGACTTAGGTACGTCGATTAGCCAAGTTCAATTATCATTAAGTACCTATTTAGCTGGATATGCGTTAGGTATGCTTTTCTTTGGCCCTTTAGCTGACCAATTTGGTCGCCGAAAGCTTGCTATTATTGGCTTATCTGGATTTTGCTTTTTTACGCTAATTTTAGTTTTTTGCCGCAATATTGAATTATTTTTACTCAGCCGTGGCCTTCAAGCCTTTTTTGGAGCAGCCGCAACTGTGGTTGTGCCAGGTATAATTCGCCATATTTATGAACATGAAACGGCTAAAGGCATGTCTTATGTGTCAATGATCATGATGATGGCCCCTCTGCTTGCCCCCTCAATTGGCAGCGCCTTAATGTTAATTTGGCATTGGCAGAGTATTTTTATCTTTTTAAGTGGCTATAGCATTATAATTTTACTTCTTGTGATGCGTTATTTGATTGATATTCCCATCACTAAAAACCCTAATACAGGGCTTAATTTATTTATTAATAGTTATAAAACAGTTTTGAGTTATCGCCCTGCTCGGTTTGATATTTTAAGCTCAATGTTCGCATCATTTGCTTTTTTCTGTTTTTTAACTTCGGTGCCGTTTATTTATCTCGATTATTTTAAAGTCGAAAGCCAAACCTTTGGGATTTTATTCGCATTTAATGTAATAGCTTTGATGGCGGGAAATTTTTTAAATACGCGCTTAGTAGGACGATTTGGCTCAAGAACAATGCTTTACAGCGGTTTGATATTGGCAATACTCAGCGCAAGCTGCTTAGTTGTAGCCTCATTGATGCATTCATCTTTAGTATGGGTTGTTGTTTTTATCGCCCCATTAATGATGAGCTTGGGATTAATGGCCAGTAATGCCGATGCATTAATTTTAATCGCGTTTGCCAAGCAATCAGGTACTGCGACAGCTGTAATAGGTACGTTGCGCTTTGGTAGCGGTGCACTGGCGGGGCCACTTTTAGCCTTGCTTCACAGTCACGATACTTTCGCTTTCTCAATTTTAATGTTTAGTGCTGTGGTGGCGATTTTATTATGCCAATGGCTACAGCATTTACAGAACAAGGCTGTTTAA
- the recN gene encoding DNA repair protein RecN — MLIALEVNNFAIVSELETEWQPGMTTITGETGAGKSIAIDALSLCLGERAEASMVRPGADKAEVTAEFDIRKLPNAQKFLLENDLVSDDECILRRVISNTGRSKAYINGTPVTASQLKTLSQTLIAIHGQHAHQLLSKNEHQLLLLDEYAGHQALLAETKNLFKRYQSIKKEHAQLLALQAQQDAQQQLLEYQVAELNEFALEDGEYDNVEAEHSLLSNMHTLLESSQRELQHLYEEDGANAYTIVQHSANRFAELASIDPQLSPIADLLFEAAVQIEEAASNIRRYQESSECDPHRLIEVEDRMAKTLELARKHHIRPQELYDFHQQLISQLDKISHDSARLDSLELEITATLAQYQQSAQVLSQSRHAAATELNNLISQSMHQLSMENGQFEIELAFESASSPSPIGLDKIDFLVCTNPGQPMQPLAKVASGGELSRISLAIQVIIAAKVTTPTLIFDEVDVGISGPTASAVGSLLRQLGESTQVICVTHLPQVACSGHQQFFVAKFSDGKQTHTKMRMLDQQGRVNEIARLLGGNNISQITLNNAQELLEACA, encoded by the coding sequence ATGTTAATTGCGTTAGAAGTAAATAATTTTGCAATAGTTTCCGAGCTTGAAACTGAATGGCAACCGGGTATGACAACCATTACAGGTGAAACCGGTGCGGGTAAATCAATTGCTATTGATGCTTTGTCGCTTTGTTTAGGTGAACGTGCAGAAGCAAGCATGGTTCGCCCAGGCGCAGACAAAGCTGAGGTTACGGCCGAATTTGATATTCGCAAACTTCCTAATGCGCAAAAATTTCTACTAGAAAACGACTTAGTCAGTGATGACGAATGCATTTTACGACGAGTGATCAGTAATACAGGTCGCAGTAAGGCCTATATTAATGGCACTCCCGTCACAGCCAGCCAATTAAAAACGTTAAGTCAAACGCTGATTGCCATCCATGGACAACACGCACATCAATTATTAAGCAAAAATGAGCATCAACTTTTACTGCTTGACGAATATGCAGGTCATCAGGCGCTGTTAGCTGAGACTAAAAATTTATTTAAACGCTATCAAAGTATTAAGAAAGAACATGCTCAACTGCTTGCTTTACAAGCCCAGCAAGATGCCCAGCAGCAATTACTTGAATATCAAGTAGCTGAACTCAATGAGTTTGCTCTTGAAGATGGTGAATATGACAATGTTGAAGCTGAGCATAGCTTGCTTAGCAACATGCACACATTGCTTGAATCGAGCCAACGAGAGCTGCAACATCTGTATGAAGAAGATGGGGCTAACGCCTATACCATAGTACAACATAGTGCCAACCGATTTGCTGAATTAGCCAGCATTGACCCACAACTCTCACCAATTGCTGATTTATTATTTGAAGCAGCGGTACAAATTGAAGAAGCAGCCAGCAATATCCGTCGTTATCAAGAAAGCAGTGAATGTGATCCACATCGCTTAATTGAAGTAGAAGATCGCATGGCGAAAACATTAGAGTTGGCTCGTAAACACCATATCCGACCCCAAGAATTATATGATTTTCATCAACAGTTAATTAGCCAGCTTGATAAAATTAGCCACGATAGTGCACGACTAGACAGCCTCGAATTAGAAATAACAGCGACACTAGCGCAATACCAACAAAGCGCCCAAGTATTAAGCCAAAGCCGACACGCTGCAGCTACAGAACTTAATAACTTGATCAGCCAAAGTATGCATCAGCTGTCGATGGAAAATGGTCAATTTGAAATTGAGTTAGCTTTTGAATCTGCCAGCAGCCCAAGCCCTATCGGCTTAGATAAAATTGACTTTTTAGTTTGCACTAACCCCGGTCAGCCAATGCAGCCACTTGCTAAAGTTGCCTCTGGTGGTGAACTATCGCGTATAAGTTTGGCTATTCAAGTGATTATTGCTGCCAAAGTCACCACTCCAACGCTTATTTTTGATGAAGTGGATGTTGGTATTTCAGGCCCAACCGCCTCCGCTGTTGGAAGCTTATTACGACAATTGGGTGAATCAACTCAAGTCATCTGTGTAACTCACTTACCGCAAGTCGCTTGCAGCGGCCATCAACAATTTTTTGTGGCTAAATTTAGTGATGGCAAACAAACCCATACCAAAATGAGAATGCTCGACCAGCAAGGCAGAGTCAACGAAATAGCTCGCTTGTTAGGTGGCAATAATATTAGTCAAATTACTCTTAACAATGCGCAAGAGTTACTTGAAGCCTGCGCTTGA
- the grpE gene encoding nucleotide exchange factor GrpE has product MSEQTNHASQEAELNEQTVDQHVDGENVEQELSPEAEIALLSAELEAANQTIADQKDSVIRAAAEVDNVRRRAAQDIEKAHKFALEKFSNELLPVIDNLERAIEFADKSNDALTPLLEGIDMTVKSFVTAVAKFGVEVVNPQGESFNPEYHQAMALQPSAEVEPNTVLAVMQKGYTLHGRLLRPAMVMVSKAAE; this is encoded by the coding sequence ATGTCTGAACAAACAAATCATGCTTCACAAGAAGCTGAGCTGAACGAACAAACTGTTGACCAACATGTTGATGGTGAAAACGTCGAACAAGAATTAAGCCCTGAGGCTGAAATTGCATTATTATCTGCTGAATTAGAAGCCGCTAATCAAACAATTGCAGACCAGAAAGACAGTGTTATCCGCGCTGCAGCTGAAGTAGACAACGTGCGTCGTCGTGCTGCTCAAGATATTGAAAAAGCACATAAGTTTGCATTAGAAAAGTTTTCAAATGAGTTATTACCTGTTATTGATAACTTAGAACGCGCAATCGAATTTGCTGATAAAAGTAATGATGCATTAACCCCATTACTTGAAGGCATTGATATGACAGTAAAAAGCTTTGTTACTGCAGTCGCAAAATTTGGCGTTGAAGTAGTGAATCCGCAAGGTGAGAGCTTTAACCCTGAATATCATCAAGCGATGGCGTTACAACCAAGCGCTGAAGTTGAGCCAAATACTGTACTTGCTGTAATGCAAAAAGGATATACATTACATGGCCGTTTATTACGTCCAGCTATGGTAATGGTATCGAAAGCGGCTGAATAA